The Chlorocebus sabaeus isolate Y175 chromosome 1, mChlSab1.0.hap1, whole genome shotgun sequence genome includes a region encoding these proteins:
- the LOC103236258 gene encoding uncharacterized protein, with product MRAKWRKKRMRRLKRKRRKMRQRSK from the coding sequence ATGAGAGCCAAGTGGAGGAAGAAGCGAATGCGCAGGCTGAAGcgcaaaagaagaaagatgaggcaGAGGTCCAAGTAA